One Acidobacteriota bacterium DNA window includes the following coding sequences:
- a CDS encoding TrbI/VirB10 family protein — protein sequence MAKWKQVLQPPAGALPGNLVTKAGVGIIAVLLAGLLLSQSGGDEEAEDAGAAEPEVTGRGMVGQLRSRLTQLAEQRRVEEDDGGESGDTHPPQLPPAPPGPGGAASEDSSSLPTAGEVELRERLRLEAIERRARSLRAPSVVQTFRDELRRGDGDVVDPDRSGSGGMAPAAPAVVAGDAGTASSLPAPPDPAAIADRMQDANAALLAGLAGGDAADPAARTVPGVTGPPVDATAEPAVVRTPMDPDGWERVYEGSVLSAVLVTQLDGDFAGPALAQVAIPFYSRDRQRILVPRGARLLGAAEAVRHQDQSRLAVGFHRLVWLDGRWVDLAFHGLNAIGESALADQVDRHYASTFAAAGAVGLLAGLTLQGSDPYAGGGAGFRAASGQGFGQSATQILGRFLNRLPTVTVRAGHRLRVWVTSDFLVPRPEPHPERMYRK from the coding sequence ATGGCGAAGTGGAAGCAGGTGCTCCAACCCCCGGCCGGTGCGCTGCCGGGGAACCTGGTCACCAAGGCCGGCGTGGGCATCATCGCCGTGCTGCTGGCCGGTCTCTTGCTGAGCCAGTCGGGCGGGGACGAGGAAGCCGAGGATGCCGGCGCGGCCGAGCCGGAGGTCACCGGACGAGGCATGGTCGGGCAGCTCCGGTCGCGGCTGACGCAGCTCGCCGAGCAGCGCCGGGTCGAGGAGGACGACGGCGGGGAGTCTGGTGACACCCATCCGCCGCAACTGCCGCCGGCTCCGCCGGGGCCGGGCGGCGCGGCGTCGGAGGACTCGTCGTCGCTTCCGACGGCCGGCGAGGTGGAGCTGCGCGAGCGGCTGCGGCTGGAGGCCATCGAACGGCGCGCCCGGTCGCTGCGCGCGCCAAGCGTCGTGCAGACCTTCCGGGACGAGCTGCGTCGAGGCGACGGCGACGTTGTCGACCCGGACCGCAGCGGTTCAGGGGGAATGGCGCCGGCTGCGCCCGCCGTAGTCGCTGGCGACGCCGGCACGGCGTCGAGCCTGCCGGCGCCGCCCGACCCGGCCGCCATAGCCGACCGCATGCAGGACGCGAACGCGGCGCTGCTGGCGGGGCTGGCCGGCGGCGACGCTGCGGACCCGGCCGCACGCACCGTGCCGGGCGTGACCGGGCCGCCCGTGGATGCGACGGCGGAGCCGGCGGTGGTGAGGACCCCGATGGACCCGGACGGATGGGAGCGGGTCTACGAGGGATCGGTGCTGAGCGCGGTGCTCGTCACGCAACTCGACGGCGACTTCGCCGGCCCGGCTCTCGCGCAGGTCGCGATCCCATTCTACTCGCGCGACCGCCAGCGCATCCTCGTGCCGCGCGGCGCACGGCTGCTCGGCGCGGCGGAGGCCGTCCGGCATCAGGACCAGAGCCGGCTGGCGGTCGGCTTCCACCGGCTCGTCTGGCTCGACGGCCGCTGGGTCGACCTCGCGTTCCACGGCCTGAACGCCATCGGCGAGAGCGCACTGGCGGACCAGGTCGACCGCCACTACGCGTCGACGTTCGCCGCCGCCGGCGCGGTCGGCCTGCTCGCCGGACTGACGCTCCAGGGCTCCGACCCGTACGCCGGGGGCGGGGCCGGCTTCCGCGCCGCGTCCGGGCAGGGCTTCGGCCAGTCGGCGACGCAGATCCTCGGGCGGTTCCTCAACCGCCTGCCCACGGTCACGGTGCGCGCCGGCCACCGGCTGCGTGTCTGGGTGACCTCGGACTTCCTCGTGCCGCGGCCCGAGCCGCACCCGGAAAGGATGTACCGGAAATGA